A genome region from Dysgonomonadaceae bacterium PH5-43 includes the following:
- a CDS encoding membrane-bound lytic murein transglycosylase D (product_source=KO:K08307; cath_funfam=1.10.530.10; ko=KO:K08307; pfam=PF01464; superfamily=53955; transmembrane_helix_parts=Inside_1_6,TMhelix_7_26,Outside_27_324) — MKKIRSYILITFLSTVVVILLFVTMSSKSVKNIEEQKPYVSSLTVAVAPPDYVEFCGEKISLERLDMRERYDREINTFTYFHATTMLYIKRANRFFPIIEPILKKHNIPDDLKYLCVIESGLDTRALSPAKAAGLWQFIESTGKSYGLEIRDGVDERYNVEKATEAACKYFKDAYDRYGDWVNVAASYNAGMGRITSQLSQQYVESAFDLHLVSETSRYVFRIMAAKQIFMNPQKYGFVLKKENLYPAINFNYVEVTSSIADLAAFAKQNNITYMQLKDYNVWLRDTKLVVPSGKTYRIAIPKKEDTYFNKNKLQVHDSRWVVD; from the coding sequence ATGAAAAAAATAAGAAGTTACATATTGATAACTTTCCTGTCGACGGTGGTGGTGATTTTGTTGTTTGTTACAATGAGTAGTAAGAGTGTGAAAAATATAGAAGAACAAAAACCTTATGTATCGTCTCTTACGGTAGCTGTAGCTCCACCTGATTATGTGGAATTTTGTGGAGAAAAAATTTCTCTCGAACGTTTAGATATGCGTGAACGCTACGATAGAGAGATTAATACCTTTACTTATTTTCACGCAACAACAATGCTTTATATAAAAAGAGCCAATCGCTTTTTCCCTATAATTGAACCTATACTTAAAAAACATAATATCCCCGACGACTTAAAGTATTTGTGTGTTATAGAAAGCGGATTAGATACACGAGCTTTGTCGCCAGCCAAAGCTGCAGGTTTGTGGCAGTTTATCGAAAGTACAGGTAAAAGTTATGGTTTAGAAATAAGAGATGGAGTAGATGAGCGTTATAATGTAGAAAAAGCAACCGAAGCGGCCTGTAAATATTTCAAAGATGCTTACGACCGATATGGCGATTGGGTTAATGTTGCTGCTTCGTACAATGCAGGTATGGGGCGAATAACTTCGCAACTTAGTCAGCAGTATGTCGAATCTGCCTTCGACCTTCATTTGGTTTCAGAAACATCACGTTATGTATTTCGTATAATGGCAGCCAAGCAGATATTTATGAACCCTCAAAAATATGGGTTTGTATTAAAAAAAGAAAATCTTTATCCCGCAATAAATTTTAATTATGTAGAAGTAACTTCAAGTATAGCCGACTTGGCAGCATTTGCTAAGCAAAACAATATAACTTATATGCAACTTAAAGATTACAATGTGTGGTTGAGAGATACTAAATTGGTGGTTCCCTCAGGTAAAACCTACCGTATAGCTATACCTAAAAAAGAAGATACGTATTTTAATAAAAACAAATTACAGGTTCACGATAGCCGTTGGGTTGTTGATTAA
- a CDS encoding putative surface protein with fasciclin (FAS1) repeats (product_source=COG2335; cleavage_site_network=SignalP-noTM; cog=COG2335; superfamily=82153) encodes MEKRKIIKSLLVASLVLLNGMFFTSCEDPYSYNNPGEEPPRSLLAASVYDYLEEQGNFKRFLSIADSVSVAGGGYYSDVLKKTGSKTVFVANDEVFDNFFNSDNVWNVTKFEQLSEAQKRMILFFGMIDDAYTLDMLASLPGSNGSSAVAGEVMRKTSSLGMYDSIPFEKGDALPNNDYWTRFKENGVHILKDNSTPTLVYFMQSFLDSKNITDEDISTVVQRDRKYGDAFIFNIAITEPDKFCKNGYVNEVDQVLLPRENMAEYIKRRSQSEDESVRTSRFNSFLERFCAPYYDEHATNGYKDLNNAFTDSIFVKRFFTGDDAEDPYKKKVLSLPFDPGKNNYAASGQSVESNIAAMFVPTDKALREYFENGEGAFLKARYKEWDSVPDNVILDLVANHMKPSFVLAVPSKFDKLEDKMGTSLGASVDDIVDAYVCGNGVVYVVDKVYPPTEYIAVSAPVSLSANTKIFKWAIDQNEFNLYLLSMEEGNTFNFFVPTDDVLYGSFDEVDGTFYGYTNPAAKANGKTENWQFYYNEKTSAVNVLVRDELGDSIKTITAAGTISKVLLDFLDNNIIVGDISKDIKYYQTKGRGTIKVDVKNLDKDKPSENNIIVESGRNIEVGNPATLTESYYMNNGNTFFVTEVLQPPLKSVYDILSDEENYPQYSKFFELCAAAKQYKIDTGSGPKNYAGPIFIADGAKSDGTGNGNANNQIVAFFNTYHYTVYVPTNEALTKALDPVSGFLKSWEEIDLMDESDEKGQAAQDLYEFLRYHFQDNSIYVGNGASAYYETALLNTVDKKFRKLRVIEDGSGLSLYSEGNEEFSKNTPSVAKRSAYILSSNPYLYNVMARDHQTTTSEVNTTSFAVIHLISDVLNFKK; translated from the coding sequence ATGGAAAAGAGAAAAATTATTAAGTCTTTGCTTGTCGCATCCTTAGTATTGCTGAATGGCATGTTCTTTACTTCTTGTGAGGATCCTTATTCTTACAATAACCCAGGAGAAGAACCGCCAAGGAGCTTGCTTGCGGCCAGTGTTTATGATTATCTTGAAGAACAAGGTAACTTTAAGAGATTCCTTTCTATTGCGGATTCAGTGTCGGTTGCTGGAGGCGGATATTATTCCGATGTGTTAAAAAAGACAGGTAGTAAAACTGTTTTTGTTGCAAACGACGAAGTATTTGACAATTTTTTTAATTCCGACAATGTTTGGAATGTTACCAAATTTGAGCAGTTGAGCGAAGCTCAAAAGCGTATGATCTTATTCTTTGGAATGATTGACGATGCATATACTTTGGATATGCTTGCCAGTTTGCCAGGATCAAATGGCTCGTCTGCTGTAGCAGGAGAAGTGATGAGGAAAACATCAAGTTTAGGAATGTACGACTCTATACCTTTTGAAAAGGGAGATGCTTTGCCAAATAACGACTATTGGACTAGATTCAAAGAGAATGGTGTTCATATTCTAAAAGACAACTCTACTCCAACCCTTGTTTATTTTATGCAGTCATTCCTCGATTCTAAAAATATTACAGATGAAGATATTTCTACAGTAGTACAAAGAGATAGAAAATATGGAGATGCATTTATTTTTAACATAGCTATAACTGAACCCGACAAGTTTTGTAAAAATGGTTATGTAAACGAAGTAGATCAAGTGTTGTTGCCAAGAGAAAATATGGCTGAGTATATTAAAAGAAGAAGTCAAAGCGAAGATGAATCTGTTCGTACTTCTCGATTTAATAGCTTCTTAGAGCGTTTTTGTGCTCCTTATTATGACGAACATGCAACTAATGGATATAAAGACTTAAATAATGCTTTTACAGATTCTATATTTGTTAAAAGATTCTTCACGGGAGATGATGCAGAAGACCCTTATAAAAAGAAGGTCTTGAGTCTTCCTTTCGATCCAGGTAAAAATAATTATGCGGCTTCAGGACAATCAGTAGAGTCTAATATAGCTGCTATGTTTGTTCCTACTGATAAAGCCTTAAGAGAATACTTCGAAAATGGAGAAGGAGCATTCTTGAAAGCTCGTTATAAGGAGTGGGATAGTGTTCCTGATAATGTTATCCTTGATTTGGTTGCTAATCATATGAAACCTTCATTTGTGTTAGCAGTGCCAAGTAAATTCGACAAATTGGAAGACAAAATGGGTACAAGCCTAGGCGCTTCTGTTGATGATATAGTAGATGCTTATGTTTGTGGTAATGGTGTTGTGTATGTTGTAGATAAAGTATATCCTCCAACAGAATATATAGCAGTGTCGGCTCCAGTTTCTTTAAGTGCTAACACTAAAATATTCAAATGGGCAATAGATCAAAACGAGTTTAATTTGTATCTGTTATCTATGGAAGAAGGAAATACATTTAATTTCTTTGTTCCAACTGATGATGTGTTGTATGGAAGTTTTGATGAAGTAGACGGTACATTCTATGGTTATACAAACCCAGCGGCTAAAGCTAATGGTAAAACAGAAAACTGGCAATTCTACTATAACGAAAAAACATCTGCAGTTAACGTTCTTGTGCGCGACGAGTTAGGAGATAGTATAAAAACCATAACTGCGGCTGGAACGATTTCAAAAGTGTTATTGGATTTCTTAGATAACAATATTATAGTAGGTGATATAAGTAAGGATATTAAATACTATCAGACTAAAGGTCGTGGTACGATTAAAGTTGATGTTAAAAATCTTGATAAAGATAAACCATCGGAAAATAACATTATAGTTGAGAGTGGTAGAAATATAGAAGTTGGAAATCCAGCGACGCTTACAGAATCATATTATATGAATAATGGTAATACGTTTTTCGTAACAGAGGTTTTACAACCTCCATTAAAATCTGTATATGATATATTGTCTGACGAAGAAAACTATCCTCAATATAGCAAGTTCTTCGAACTTTGTGCTGCTGCGAAGCAATATAAAATAGATACAGGTTCTGGTCCTAAGAATTATGCTGGTCCTATATTTATAGCAGATGGAGCTAAATCTGATGGAACAGGAAATGGTAACGCAAATAATCAAATAGTTGCATTCTTCAATACTTATCATTACACTGTATATGTGCCAACTAATGAAGCTTTAACAAAAGCTTTAGACCCTGTATCTGGTTTCCTAAAATCTTGGGAAGAGATAGATTTAATGGACGAGTCGGACGAAAAAGGGCAGGCAGCTCAGGATTTATACGAATTTTTACGTTATCATTTCCAAGACAACTCTATATATGTGGGTAATGGAGCATCTGCGTATTACGAAACAGCATTGCTTAATACCGTAGATAAGAAGTTTAGAAAACTTAGAGTTATAGAAGATGGAAGCGGACTTTCTTTATATTCAGAGGGTAATGAAGAGTTTTCTAAAAACACGCCTTCTGTTGCAAAGCGTTCGGCGTATATTCTTTCTTCAAATCCATATTTGTATAACGTAATGGCAAGAGATCATCAAACTACAACATCGGAAGTAAATACGACATCGTTTGCTGTTATCCATTTGATAAGTGATGTATTGAACTTTAAAAAATAA